AGCACCATCCCAAATTGACTTGTGCTCTGGTAAATCTTTGCTCGGCTGCTTTCATAAGCCATGTAACGGCAGATTTCCGATCACCTGATCTCTGAAAAAAATTGGCCATTTCAAATTGGGCCTCCGGGTCTCCCTGAATTGCGGCTTTGGATATCCATTGTGCAGCTTTCAGAGAATCTTGTTGTACTCCTTTTCCGTACAAATACATCAGCCCTAAATAAACTTGTGAACGAACATAGCCTTGATTTGCCGCTTTGGTGTACCATTCAATAGATTTTGCATAATCTTGTGGTACTCCACTGAAGTCTTTAGCGAGTATCCCTGTGTCTCCGGTCCCGTTCCCTACTTCATAATAATATCCCATGTTATGTTGAGCTTGGGCTAATCCCTGCTCAGCAGCTTTCAGTGTCCACTCCACGGCAAGTTTTTGATTTTTCGGGACACCCCCTTTACCCGTGTGGTAAAAAAATCCTAAAGCATTTTGAGCAGAGATGTTTCCTAACTTCGCTGCTTTTTCATAAAGAGTGAAAGCTTTTCGTTCATCTTTTTGTACCCCATTGCCTTCTTCATAACTTTGGGCCAAGGAATATAGGGCAACAGGGTGATTCTGCGCAGCGGCTTTTTTGTACCACTTTACTGCTTCCTCCTGATTTCTTTCTACACCGTATCCGCCGGAATAAGCCTTTCCCATATGGTATTGCGCTTCAGCTTCTCCTTGCTCCGCCGCCTTACGAAATCGACTGGCAGCTTGTTTATCATCTTTTTTTGTTCCTGTACTGCCCTGCAGGAACTGGGATTCCGGATCGCCCTTGCGGGCATTCCCCT
This is a stretch of genomic DNA from Akkermansia sp. N21116. It encodes these proteins:
- a CDS encoding tetratricopeptide repeat protein, whose translation is MTFSMALPCLAAAEYTQDIVALKGNARKGDPESQFLQGSTGTKKDDKQAASRFRKAAEQGEAEAQYHMGKAYSGGYGVERNQEEAVKWYKKAAAQNHPVALYSLAQSYEEGNGVQKDERKAFTLYEKAAKLGNISAQNALGFFYHTGKGGVPKNQKLAVEWTLKAAEQGLAQAQHNMGYYYEVGNGTGDTGILAKDFSGVPQDYAKSIEWYTKAANQGYVRSQVYLGLMYLYGKGVQQDSLKAAQWISKAAIQGDPEAQFEMANFFQRSGDRKSAVTWLMKAAEQRFTRAQVNLGWCYETGDGIGQNLDQASQWYHKAANLGNEEAQYLLNKLLEKHSDLKIQDEDEKK